One stretch of Segatella copri DNA includes these proteins:
- a CDS encoding ArdC family protein produces MAKKESSQQASEQQEGKVDRIDNALQKFSDMLIARMEQMKESKWKKGWTDGRTAQFGLPQNLVGRPYTGSNAFLCQIHTTMEHYRMPVYLTIKQIRDAGGMIKKGEHSIPIFKWDLRIKGKDGKKLSESDYRNMTKEEQAECTVRPYLKVYNEWNIDQTNLEEVNKEKYDAILKRFKSEPIKDEVGMYKNEAFDNLLKEQSWVCPIEYEKFNESAFYSPKRDQIVVPSKKQFNISNTPEDVFKDGMEFYGTTIHEMAHSTGHESRLGRDGIVKIDQFGSDQYAKEELVAELTSALIGNAMGFDSRIRENNIAYLQNWIGSLKKDPKFLKSVMSDVNKSSKMVLEHIDEQRRKLGEKALLDGSLDGVEEKNKNEQQLQDLKEEDAKKEGIAKVWPSVNNKITMSSGDILTVDYNKEKDTLEVAYKTSEGEEKVHCTNYDHSQGINQNLGYVWEELSNMKQFQEKETKTEILSQGKDYFTSLMETITSTPNSEHTVLSVKTLPELRDYYKGNPNVGAWINQASNKEIIEAGADFLPNLRYSHKEGRSLYNIEAAYSNINALYPDVVDNDAKRQIVHRIKQAEEVVTSYHNNIEEKFGKEFLMEKENMNKVLSRNDYQEQGQTIQLDPKDEKKYFSSYNYFQMESETAEFDKLKDAENYEGILALAKEYDQGDSMDLEHVETSMTPDYGDDVLIDDENYAVVYNNSVGGTYNLLRKYSENDIREAIERYGMPKTPSYAVKFIDQQMGLEKGVKPLVEIPSPEAKAVAKSFREDLTPQFTMPNGKVLDYHYDASDNKVIVGEKLNDGSFIETYVHDYDFALSKAENMSAIYKELSTEYQAKKASEEKKTPREDSYIQTDVVGKAKQIASTGVPMEEAEKKASSIVKEEVHKEHHKQEAEKDKQEKDKANQAAAEEKKEQQEKKEESKEASEATAKALTHAALLVGALSAAKQNEGIWMNKSQKGNAEFINTHTPITAYNNIMMNLNSDANKYKTNVYTYYNPAKENNMPVKQNEKGMEFHWTSWGYQNAMDKDEVITSKQFDKLPDDEKSFYTKHATRVMQNIYNVEQTTMNANNHDAYVEILKNKGAQLSQNEKEQKGKYSSIMKQWKELKGKHPDALLLFRIGDFYEMYKQDAKRGSEVLGITLTKMNESKDFHLAGFPHQALDTYLPKLIRAGERVAICDQLESKKTVSQGFDAKAILNKAYATAKEVAKQSGMQYERVMVLQDAKYDSKEDKIVVSGMKGEVGNEKMAALYKANDIYRAVVAATGTENRLDRSGRNNLLPEDDAKHEQLVRELAAGVMMARQGLPAILSKENEKLIPYWEREIKENPKLLGIVERDVNNAVETIDNLVAKRKVDYEAIRGQLPGKTMENPSKYSISQDLAKLPNIETKEIVVVKDILRKEADVILPAGASLEVNNEVPGMRKDRITIALKKEGIDDVRFYNAGGSLGLNKPNSYFQGKEVTLNNLKQYELVPHHTLDVEKQAAPKKGVVIKNFQAIKDDNGRYAFFIKPENEPSFSVYPAKEHLNTFYNVIKTDKQAIVHDALAQRYYEMATKHPDTKLDLITPKKVDVDMKLIERPSITSSAQDAKQKLIFATINGRRVQAPINKQQWQKMWLAEDMGAYKRALAAVIFEPMLKRGMEGEQSQQAVSESEKVEIKEKPAPENKVQETVTETHRTGLHM; encoded by the coding sequence ATGGCAAAAAAAGAATCATCTCAACAAGCCTCGGAGCAGCAGGAAGGAAAAGTTGACCGAATAGACAACGCCCTTCAGAAGTTCTCCGACATGCTCATCGCAAGAATGGAGCAAATGAAGGAAAGCAAATGGAAGAAAGGTTGGACGGATGGGCGCACAGCCCAGTTCGGCTTGCCTCAGAATCTCGTGGGTCGCCCTTATACAGGCAGCAATGCTTTCCTGTGCCAAATCCACACCACGATGGAGCATTACAGAATGCCAGTTTACCTTACCATCAAACAGATAAGGGATGCAGGAGGCATGATCAAGAAAGGCGAGCACAGTATTCCTATCTTCAAGTGGGACTTGCGAATCAAGGGCAAGGACGGCAAGAAACTGTCAGAAAGCGACTATCGTAACATGACAAAGGAGGAGCAAGCCGAATGCACCGTTCGCCCTTATCTGAAGGTATATAACGAATGGAACATAGACCAAACCAACCTGGAAGAGGTCAACAAAGAAAAATACGATGCCATCTTGAAGCGTTTCAAGTCAGAGCCTATCAAGGACGAGGTAGGAATGTACAAGAACGAGGCCTTCGACAACCTCCTGAAAGAACAGTCTTGGGTGTGTCCTATAGAATACGAGAAGTTCAATGAATCCGCTTTCTATAGTCCCAAAAGAGACCAGATAGTAGTTCCTTCCAAAAAGCAGTTCAATATCAGCAATACCCCAGAGGATGTTTTCAAGGACGGAATGGAGTTTTACGGCACCACCATTCATGAGATGGCTCACTCCACAGGTCACGAGTCACGCCTTGGTCGTGATGGCATCGTAAAGATAGACCAATTTGGCTCAGACCAATACGCCAAGGAAGAACTTGTTGCGGAGCTTACATCAGCCCTCATAGGCAATGCCATGGGTTTTGATAGCAGAATACGAGAGAACAACATAGCTTATCTCCAAAATTGGATAGGTTCGTTGAAGAAAGACCCGAAGTTCTTGAAGTCGGTGATGTCAGATGTGAACAAATCATCCAAGATGGTTTTAGAACACATCGACGAGCAACGCCGAAAATTAGGAGAAAAGGCCCTGTTGGATGGTTCTCTTGATGGTGTGGAAGAAAAAAACAAGAATGAGCAACAACTTCAAGACCTGAAGGAGGAAGATGCTAAGAAAGAGGGCATAGCCAAGGTATGGCCTTCCGTCAACAACAAGATTACAATGTCCTCTGGCGACATTCTCACCGTTGACTACAACAAAGAGAAAGACACTCTTGAAGTTGCATATAAAACATCAGAAGGTGAGGAAAAAGTTCACTGCACTAACTATGACCACAGCCAGGGCATAAACCAGAACTTAGGCTATGTGTGGGAAGAGCTTTCAAACATGAAGCAATTCCAGGAAAAAGAGACAAAGACTGAAATCCTTTCACAAGGAAAGGACTACTTCACTTCATTGATGGAAACTATAACTTCCACTCCCAACAGTGAGCATACAGTTTTGTCTGTGAAGACTCTTCCCGAGCTACGAGACTATTACAAGGGGAATCCCAATGTAGGAGCTTGGATAAATCAAGCATCCAACAAGGAAATCATAGAAGCAGGAGCAGACTTCTTGCCTAACCTCCGCTATAGCCACAAGGAAGGCAGAAGCCTCTACAACATAGAGGCAGCGTATTCAAACATCAACGCATTATATCCCGATGTTGTGGACAATGACGCAAAACGCCAAATTGTTCATCGAATCAAACAAGCCGAGGAGGTGGTAACCTCCTACCATAACAACATCGAGGAAAAATTTGGAAAAGAATTTCTCATGGAAAAAGAAAATATGAACAAGGTTCTTTCTCGAAATGACTACCAGGAGCAAGGTCAGACCATACAGCTTGACCCAAAGGATGAGAAGAAATATTTCTCGTCCTACAACTACTTTCAGATGGAATCCGAGACCGCCGAGTTTGACAAACTAAAGGATGCCGAGAACTATGAAGGCATCCTTGCCCTGGCGAAAGAATATGATCAAGGTGACAGCATGGACTTGGAGCATGTAGAGACCAGCATGACACCAGACTATGGTGATGATGTTCTCATTGATGATGAGAACTATGCTGTTGTATATAACAATTCAGTAGGTGGAACCTACAACTTGTTGAGAAAGTACAGTGAGAATGACATCCGAGAGGCCATCGAGCGTTACGGTATGCCAAAGACTCCAAGCTATGCAGTGAAGTTCATTGACCAGCAGATGGGCTTGGAAAAAGGCGTAAAGCCTTTAGTAGAGATTCCATCCCCAGAGGCAAAGGCTGTAGCCAAGAGCTTTCGAGAAGACTTGACACCTCAATTCACCATGCCGAATGGGAAGGTTCTAGATTACCACTATGACGCTAGCGACAACAAAGTCATAGTAGGAGAAAAGTTAAATGATGGTTCTTTCATAGAAACTTATGTCCACGATTACGACTTTGCTCTCAGCAAGGCAGAAAACATGTCTGCCATATACAAAGAGTTGTCAACTGAATATCAAGCAAAAAAGGCGAGCGAGGAAAAGAAAACTCCTCGTGAAGACAGCTATATCCAGACAGATGTCGTAGGTAAGGCCAAACAGATAGCATCCACAGGTGTTCCTATGGAAGAAGCAGAGAAAAAGGCTTCATCCATTGTGAAAGAAGAGGTTCACAAGGAACACCATAAGCAAGAAGCCGAGAAAGACAAGCAGGAAAAGGACAAGGCAAATCAAGCCGCAGCAGAAGAGAAGAAAGAGCAACAAGAGAAAAAAGAGGAATCAAAAGAGGCCAGCGAGGCGACAGCCAAAGCCCTTACCCATGCAGCCCTTCTCGTTGGAGCATTATCTGCTGCCAAGCAGAATGAGGGAATTTGGATGAACAAATCCCAGAAAGGTAATGCAGAGTTCATCAACACCCACACCCCTATCACGGCCTACAACAACATTATGATGAACCTCAATTCGGATGCCAACAAGTATAAGACGAATGTCTATACTTATTATAATCCTGCCAAGGAGAATAACATGCCAGTGAAGCAGAACGAGAAAGGCATGGAGTTCCATTGGACTAGTTGGGGGTATCAGAACGCCATGGATAAAGACGAAGTCATCACCAGCAAGCAGTTTGACAAACTTCCTGATGACGAGAAGTCTTTCTATACCAAACATGCCACACGAGTTATGCAGAACATCTACAATGTGGAGCAAACCACCATGAACGCCAACAACCATGACGCTTACGTGGAAATTCTGAAGAACAAGGGAGCGCAGCTTTCACAAAACGAGAAAGAGCAAAAAGGGAAATACTCTTCTATTATGAAACAATGGAAAGAGTTGAAGGGCAAGCATCCCGATGCACTTCTATTGTTCCGCATTGGCGATTTCTATGAGATGTACAAGCAGGATGCCAAGCGAGGTTCGGAAGTGTTGGGAATCACCCTGACCAAGATGAATGAAAGTAAAGACTTCCATCTTGCAGGATTTCCACATCAAGCACTTGACACCTACCTTCCAAAACTCATCCGAGCAGGAGAACGAGTAGCCATCTGCGACCAGTTGGAATCAAAGAAGACCGTCAGCCAAGGCTTCGACGCAAAAGCAATACTGAACAAAGCATACGCCACTGCCAAGGAAGTGGCCAAGCAAAGCGGTATGCAATATGAGCGAGTGATGGTTTTGCAAGATGCCAAATACGATTCCAAGGAAGACAAGATTGTCGTAAGCGGCATGAAAGGCGAAGTTGGAAACGAAAAGATGGCTGCCCTTTACAAAGCAAACGACATCTACAGAGCCGTTGTTGCAGCCACAGGTACAGAGAACCGTCTTGACCGTTCGGGCAGAAACAACCTCCTCCCAGAGGACGATGCCAAGCATGAGCAGCTGGTGAGAGAACTTGCAGCAGGAGTTATGATGGCTCGCCAGGGACTTCCAGCCATTCTCTCAAAGGAGAATGAGAAACTTATTCCTTATTGGGAACGAGAGATAAAGGAAAATCCAAAACTCTTGGGAATAGTAGAAAGAGATGTGAACAATGCTGTAGAGACCATCGACAACCTTGTGGCAAAGCGAAAGGTTGACTACGAGGCCATCCGTGGACAGCTTCCAGGAAAGACGATGGAGAATCCATCAAAATATTCCATCTCCCAAGACTTGGCCAAGCTGCCAAACATAGAGACCAAGGAAATAGTAGTGGTAAAAGACATCTTGCGAAAAGAAGCAGATGTCATTCTTCCTGCAGGAGCATCCTTGGAAGTGAACAACGAGGTTCCTGGCATGAGAAAGGACAGAATCACCATAGCCTTGAAGAAAGAAGGCATTGACGATGTGAGGTTCTATAATGCCGGTGGTTCACTTGGATTGAATAAGCCAAACTCCTATTTCCAAGGGAAGGAAGTCACGCTCAACAACTTGAAGCAGTATGAGTTGGTTCCCCACCATACACTTGATGTAGAGAAACAAGCCGCCCCGAAGAAGGGAGTGGTTATCAAAAACTTCCAAGCCATCAAGGATGACAACGGCAGATACGCCTTCTTCATCAAGCCGGAGAACGAACCTTCTTTCTCTGTATATCCTGCCAAAGAGCACTTGAACACGTTCTACAACGTAATCAAGACGGACAAACAGGCAATAGTCCACGATGCCCTGGCACAAAGATATTACGAGATGGCCACCAAGCATCCTGACACCAAGCTAGACCTTATCACCCCTAAGAAAGTTGATGTGGATATGAAGCTCATAGAGCGTCCTTCCATTACATCGAGCGCACAGGATGCCAAGCAGAAGCTCATCTTTGCCACCATCAATGGGCGGCGTGTACAAGCTCCTATCAACAAGCAACAATGGCAAAAGATGTGGCTTGCCGAAGATATGGGAGCCTACAAGAGGGCTTTGGCCGCCGTCATCTTCGAGCCTATGCTGAAAAGAGGTATGGAAGGAGAGCAATCTCAACAGGCTGTTAGCGAATCAGAGAAAGTAGAGATTAAGGAAAAGCCTGCCCCTGAGAACAAGGTACAGGAAACTGTTACGGAAACTCACAGAACAGGCCTACATATGTAA
- a CDS encoding M23 family metallopeptidase, whose amino-acid sequence MKENFKDMLLESGSGYMMPFALEEKEELPTTLGYGKQRHPMTGEEFNHLGVDFAIKNRDLYAVASGMIVGAGNDALHDNYIVAKYGKYEVTYGHLAEAYTGYGESVSAGDKIAKSGDFLHVGIRFNGQDIDPMVFLSMIWANIQQLAAMGIQKQPTEESLGTKNIKNSFDKDYVSILMLMLRWLPSYMNDLRNRAYNPPPRAEASLRNIFAQAASKNYFFESIPSVANPLGLSERSVPLAEKIQDILIHDFLSYLALNHNIYPETWDENEKKNFFHKLQKTD is encoded by the coding sequence ATGAAAGAAAATTTTAAAGATATGCTCCTCGAATCCGGAAGTGGTTACATGATGCCATTCGCCTTGGAGGAGAAAGAAGAGCTTCCAACCACACTAGGATATGGCAAACAGCGTCACCCCATGACAGGCGAGGAATTTAACCATCTAGGTGTTGACTTCGCCATTAAGAACAGAGATTTGTACGCAGTAGCCTCTGGTATGATTGTTGGCGCAGGAAACGATGCGCTTCATGACAATTACATCGTAGCCAAATATGGGAAGTACGAAGTTACTTATGGGCATCTAGCAGAAGCATATACAGGATATGGTGAAAGCGTTTCCGCAGGTGATAAAATTGCCAAAAGTGGCGATTTCCTTCATGTCGGCATACGATTCAATGGACAAGACATTGACCCGATGGTTTTTCTTTCCATGATATGGGCAAACATCCAGCAACTCGCCGCCATGGGAATCCAAAAACAGCCTACTGAAGAATCCTTGGGAACAAAAAACATAAAAAACAGTTTCGACAAGGACTATGTTTCCATCTTGATGCTCATGCTCAGATGGCTTCCAAGCTACATGAACGACTTAAGGAACAGGGCTTACAATCCTCCTCCAAGGGCAGAAGCATCCCTACGCAACATCTTTGCCCAGGCAGCCTCCAAGAATTATTTCTTTGAGAGCATACCATCCGTAGCCAACCCTCTCGGATTATCAGAAAGAAGTGTTCCCCTAGCCGAGAAAATTCAGGATATCCTTATCCATGATTTTCTCAGCTATCTGGCACTGAACCACAACATATATCCTGAGACATGGGACGAAAATGAAAAAAAAAACTTCTTTCACAAGCTTCAGAAGACGGATTGA
- the traN gene encoding conjugative transposon protein TraN: MKEIRKKFLSLLAVCLGATLGAFAQKGYNDMEQLTINENVSSIITASEPIRLVDISTDSIAGDKPLENVIRLKPKTGNHKDGEVMGVVTIITERYRVQYALIYTSKLEEAVTDKEVELVERNAFHNPDVSMSTVDMVSYAMKVWNSPARYRSTFTTQNKMTMRLNNIYVVGEYFFIDFSVDNKTNLPFDIDELRVKLQDKKQQKATNVQTIELKPALVLDRSVRFKKGYRNIIVLKKMTFPNDKVLSIELSEKQISGRTISMNLDYEDVLAADAFDTLLLREQ, from the coding sequence ATGAAAGAAATAAGAAAGAAGTTCCTATCACTCCTTGCGGTGTGCTTAGGAGCCACACTTGGAGCATTCGCTCAGAAAGGGTATAACGACATGGAGCAGCTCACTATCAACGAGAATGTTTCATCCATCATCACGGCATCAGAGCCTATTCGCTTGGTAGATATATCCACAGACAGCATCGCTGGCGACAAGCCATTGGAAAATGTCATCCGCTTGAAGCCAAAGACTGGCAACCACAAGGACGGCGAGGTGATGGGAGTTGTCACCATCATCACAGAACGCTATCGAGTGCAATATGCCTTGATATACACAAGCAAGCTGGAAGAGGCAGTGACTGACAAGGAAGTTGAGCTAGTGGAGCGCAATGCCTTCCATAACCCAGATGTAAGCATGTCAACGGTGGATATGGTGAGTTACGCCATGAAGGTGTGGAACTCCCCTGCCCGATATAGAAGCACATTCACCACCCAGAACAAGATGACCATGCGTCTGAACAACATCTATGTGGTAGGAGAATACTTCTTCATAGACTTCTCCGTGGACAACAAGACCAACCTTCCGTTTGATATCGACGAGCTAAGGGTAAAGCTGCAGGACAAGAAGCAGCAGAAAGCCACCAATGTGCAGACCATCGAGCTGAAGCCTGCCCTGGTATTGGATCGTTCCGTAAGATTCAAGAAAGGCTACAGAAACATCATTGTTCTGAAGAAAATGACTTTTCCTAACGACAAGGTACTATCCATCGAACTCAGCGAAAAGCAGATTTCCGGAAGAACAATCTCCATGAACCTCGATTACGAGGATGTGTTGGCCGCCGATGCCTTCGACACCCTTCTTTTACGTGAACAATAA
- the traM gene encoding conjugative transposon protein TraM yields the protein MDIKKINFKQPKYMIPAIIYIPLLFTGYFLIDTFNVETSGPGNSKLKTTDYLSSELPEAYTDSVLGDKMDNTQREYGKISDLSGVQNVENDNDSVNKKQDYESKYNEEEAKKVKQQQAEEKRKLQEMQERVRQNRSQSNNDDFVDPISSSEIAKAQRRRRQRNWEEMNRNLGGGDNYLADYEENSSSSLSSSTTTGNTTNSGIPGAMNNDTDNSYNAPNTANGNHQYQGGVQQDGEQPEKVTKKTKEVSDYFNTVGKDKEKDKLIMAIIDENVKAVDGSRVRLRLLDDIEIGDETIKKGTYLYATMSGFGKQRVQGKVESIFYDDDIIKVSLSIYDTDGMQGLYVPLSSFRETTKEVASSAMQGGNIMDNTTTSSSGIKGWATQAAQNASQRVMNALGTAAKKNRVRLKYGTRVYLVDGSQKERSNRNRNNY from the coding sequence ATGGATATAAAGAAAATCAACTTCAAGCAGCCCAAGTATATGATACCAGCCATCATATACATACCGCTGTTGTTCACAGGCTACTTCTTGATAGACACATTCAACGTCGAAACATCAGGGCCAGGCAACAGCAAGCTGAAGACCACCGACTATTTGTCGAGCGAGTTACCGGAAGCCTACACCGACAGCGTCCTAGGCGACAAAATGGACAACACCCAAAGGGAATACGGAAAGATTTCCGACCTTTCGGGAGTCCAAAACGTAGAGAACGACAACGACTCCGTAAACAAGAAACAGGATTACGAGTCAAAGTATAACGAAGAGGAAGCCAAGAAGGTCAAGCAACAGCAAGCCGAGGAGAAGCGCAAGCTCCAAGAGATGCAAGAGCGAGTGAGACAAAATCGCAGCCAATCCAACAATGACGACTTTGTTGACCCGATAAGCAGCTCCGAGATAGCCAAGGCGCAACGCCGCCGTCGCCAACGCAACTGGGAAGAAATGAACCGCAACCTGGGAGGTGGCGACAACTATCTGGCAGACTATGAAGAAAACTCGTCCTCTTCCCTTTCCTCTTCAACCACAACAGGAAACACCACGAACAGCGGTATTCCTGGAGCCATGAACAATGACACCGACAATTCTTACAACGCTCCAAATACCGCTAACGGCAACCATCAGTACCAAGGAGGCGTACAGCAAGATGGAGAGCAACCAGAAAAGGTGACAAAGAAGACCAAGGAAGTCTCCGACTACTTCAACACCGTAGGCAAGGACAAGGAAAAAGACAAGCTCATCATGGCCATCATCGACGAGAACGTAAAGGCCGTTGACGGCAGCAGGGTCCGTCTCCGCCTGTTGGATGACATAGAGATAGGCGACGAGACCATCAAGAAAGGCACCTACCTATATGCCACCATGAGTGGCTTCGGCAAGCAAAGAGTCCAAGGAAAGGTAGAAAGCATCTTCTATGACGATGACATCATCAAGGTAAGCCTATCCATCTATGACACGGACGGCATGCAAGGCCTGTATGTACCTCTGAGCAGTTTCAGGGAAACCACCAAGGAAGTCGCAAGCAGTGCCATGCAAGGCGGCAACATCATGGACAACACCACGACCAGCAGCAGCGGCATCAAGGGATGGGCGACCCAAGCAGCGCAAAATGCCTCACAACGAGTGATGAACGCCTTGGGAACAGCAGCCAAGAAGAACCGTGTCCGCCTGAAGTACGGCACACGAGTTTACCTTGTTGACGGCAGTCAGAAGGAAAGAAGCAACAGAAATAGAAACAATTATTAA
- the traK gene encoding conjugative transposon protein TraK — protein MAVLKNVENKIKLVMIVSSLFLVGCVIVSLGSIIIAKGMVDEAHKKVYVLDGTVPILVKQTTQEETFDVEAKSDIEMFHQFFFTLAPDDKYIQYTMKKAMYLVDETGLAQYNALKEKGFYNNIIGTSTICSIYCDSIKLNTDSLTFTYYGRQRIERRTSILMRQLVTAGKLRRVPRTENNPHGILITNWRTLKNQDLEETKKSDY, from the coding sequence ATGGCAGTATTAAAGAATGTAGAGAATAAAATCAAGCTCGTAATGATAGTGAGCAGCCTATTTCTGGTAGGCTGCGTCATTGTGAGCCTAGGCAGCATCATCATCGCCAAGGGCATGGTGGACGAAGCCCACAAGAAAGTTTACGTATTGGACGGAACCGTTCCTATCCTGGTGAAGCAGACCACCCAAGAAGAAACCTTCGATGTGGAAGCCAAGAGCGACATCGAGATGTTCCATCAGTTCTTCTTCACGTTGGCACCAGATGACAAGTATATCCAATACACCATGAAGAAAGCCATGTATCTGGTGGACGAGACAGGACTAGCCCAGTACAACGCCCTGAAGGAAAAAGGCTTCTATAATAATATAATAGGTACGAGCACCATCTGCAGTATCTATTGTGACAGCATCAAGCTCAACACCGATTCCCTCACCTTCACCTACTACGGCAGACAGCGCATCGAGCGAAGGACAAGCATCCTGATGCGTCAGTTAGTAACCGCCGGCAAGCTCAGAAGAGTGCCGAGAACAGAGAACAACCCTCACGGAATCCTCATCACCAACTGGCGAACACTGAAGAACCAAGACTTGGAGGAAACCAAGAAGTCAGACTATTAA
- a CDS encoding DUF5045 domain-containing protein: MLFISTTSRAQGAEVTYIHEDDIMNQFTVMETGAGSLKPREYYQLMHKSYQKTAAATNKLSFRLENQVLTNKEVPLAEKVDSDLVKREKVEATNIATRTPGAGDVAWMMEKGKIESKMNTFESNINKIVSYGGSSDDFKNWKDIYNSLDCAIKLIRKSYLDLGSRKKEYLAIYQDIVKRNLSLTGQLRYWKSLKTVKQAQQKATKIDRQSSNTVIANNAMRRWQNAMAVDGFSK; this comes from the coding sequence ATGTTATTCATCTCCACGACATCAAGAGCGCAAGGAGCCGAGGTTACCTATATTCATGAAGATGACATCATGAATCAGTTTACAGTAATGGAAACTGGTGCTGGCAGTCTTAAACCAAGAGAATACTATCAACTTATGCACAAGAGTTACCAAAAAACAGCAGCAGCCACCAACAAGTTGAGTTTTCGCTTGGAAAATCAAGTATTGACCAACAAGGAAGTTCCTTTAGCGGAGAAAGTGGATTCCGACTTGGTAAAGAGAGAGAAGGTAGAAGCCACCAACATCGCTACAAGAACACCAGGCGCAGGCGATGTCGCCTGGATGATGGAAAAGGGAAAGATAGAGAGTAAGATGAACACCTTCGAAAGCAACATCAACAAGATAGTAAGCTATGGAGGCAGCAGCGATGACTTCAAGAACTGGAAAGACATCTACAATAGTCTCGACTGTGCCATCAAGCTCATCAGAAAGTCCTATCTAGACCTAGGCAGTCGAAAGAAGGAATATTTGGCCATCTACCAAGACATAGTGAAGCGCAACCTCTCCCTCACAGGACAACTAAGATATTGGAAAAGTCTAAAGACTGTCAAACAAGCCCAGCAGAAAGCAACGAAAATAGACAGGCAATCAAGCAATACGGTGATAGCAAACAATGCCATGCGAAGATGGCAGAACGCCATGGCCGTGGATGGTTTCTCCAAATAA
- a CDS encoding ORF6N domain-containing protein, whose protein sequence is MADNIEHQDKGELVANCDQLQNDEVVVTTPVESRIMSIRGKQIMIDRDLAELYGVETKRLNEAVKRNIERFPERFRFQLTKEEMAELVANCDRFNILKHSTVRSYAFTEQGVAMLSTVLRSETAIRVSIRIMDAFVAMRRFMVTNAEVFQRLSTMEYHQLEMQQHQQETDKRIDEVFRRLDEGNAKPKQGVFYNGQVYDAYTFVSDLIKSAKKRIVLIDNYVDETVLTLLDKRDNNVSAVIYTQQINRQFQLDIDRHNAQYAPIDVETFRLSHDRFLCIDDDVYHIGASIKDLGKKWFAFSKLDILSPDMLIEKIKSNN, encoded by the coding sequence ATGGCAGATAATATAGAACATCAAGATAAAGGAGAACTGGTCGCAAATTGTGACCAGTTACAAAATGATGAAGTCGTAGTTACCACTCCTGTAGAAAGTCGAATAATGTCTATTCGTGGAAAGCAGATTATGATAGACAGAGACTTGGCTGAACTTTATGGAGTGGAAACTAAAAGATTAAACGAGGCTGTAAAACGTAATATAGAACGTTTCCCTGAGCGTTTCCGTTTTCAACTAACTAAGGAGGAAATGGCTGAACTGGTCGCAAATTGCGACCGGTTCAATATTTTGAAGCACTCAACAGTTCGTTCATATGCTTTCACGGAGCAGGGAGTGGCTATGCTCTCCACTGTTCTTAGAAGTGAAACCGCAATTCGTGTAAGCATACGTATTATGGATGCATTTGTTGCAATGAGACGTTTCATGGTGACAAATGCAGAAGTTTTCCAACGTCTTTCAACAATGGAGTACCATCAACTGGAAATGCAGCAACATCAGCAAGAAACAGACAAGCGCATAGACGAAGTATTCCGCAGATTGGACGAGGGCAATGCAAAGCCGAAGCAAGGTGTGTTCTACAATGGGCAAGTTTATGATGCCTATACTTTCGTGTCCGACTTGATTAAGAGTGCGAAGAAGCGTATTGTCCTTATCGACAACTACGTTGACGAGACTGTACTGACATTGCTCGATAAAAGAGATAATAACGTGTCTGCGGTTATCTACACTCAGCAGATAAACCGTCAGTTCCAACTCGACATAGACCGTCATAATGCTCAATATGCACCGATTGATGTTGAAACATTCCGTTTGTCGCATGACCGCTTCCTTTGTATAGACGATGATGTATATCACATTGGAGCCTCCATCAAAGACTTAGGTAAAAAGTGGTTTGCCTTTTCCAAGTTAGACATACTATCCCCAGATATGCTCATTGAAAAAATAAAAAGTAACAATTAA